The genomic interval CGCGATCCTGTTTGGTCGAGGCATCCCAATCATGAAACTCCGTCTCATGGCGAGTCAAAATCCAGAGTGATTGCAAGGCCGACAGCGCCACGAAACGCTCGTCGTCACTCACCATCGGAATCAAGATGGAGATCACAGCCTTCTGCCGGACATACCGCGCTTCGAACGCTGCAGCTTTTCTGACGGATGGATTGGAGTCCTTTGCCATGGCGTCAATCGCCTCGGACGCGTTCGTGGGATCCAGACGAACGGCAACGCGCAGGGCATGTTCCCGCACCCGAGGAATCTCCCCGGACTCCTTTGCCGTGGAGATCAGGGCAGGAACCCCGGTGACTCCCTTCATCATCAGCAAGGTCTCGATCGCGTTGTAGCGAATCCTCGGGCTCGGCATTGTCAATGCCTGAACAAGGGCGGGAACGGCCGGCTCTCCCAAATGCACGAACTCTCCCATGGCCCAAAATTCCTGTTTCCCTTCCAGCAGCGGCAGCAAGGCTTCCGCGCGTTTGACCTCTTCAGCACTGAGCGGGTCCTTATTGGGAGGAATCGAGACATCCGGCACATCTTGATTCTTCGGTGGCGCTTCATAGGGAATTTGGATCGGCCATATCCGCACGGGTTGATCGGACACCGCATAGAGCGTTTGTGCTTGCACAAAACCGGCAAGAAGACCCGCAGCAATGCATGCATAGTTGACCACGATGCGTGAACTCCTATGTATTCCAGATCATCGTTAGGTGACACGTTCAGGAGGAGACCATTGATACGGGTACGTATCCGACACATCGACTAGAGCGAAGGGGCGGAAGCGACCACCGATCGCCGGCCTTAGTCCACTTCTGAATTGGCTTCCCGAAGATGCTTTCTTACTCGAACCTTCTCCTGATGCTTCCGAAGCAACTGCAGACGAACCACATCCTGGTTCTCTGCGACAATCCGAACCAACCGATCCATATCTTCAGCATGGTCTCGAACCAGTTCGGACAGCTTTTGGATCTGTTCCTCGAGCTTTTCTAAGCGCCTGGCCATGTTGCGTGCTGGATCTGAGGATCTCTCTGTCAGCTTCATCACACGCCTGGAATCGACTCGTGGGAGAGCCGCGACAACGACATCTCGCTTCATGCTCACTCCTTGGTTCATCATCAACCGATCCCGAGCTGCTCACTCCGGTGTTCTCGTAGCTAGTATTATCCGCATGGAACGGGAAGTCAACGATTCCACTTCCTTTCTATTTCATGAAGGTCCTGCTAGAATCCAGCCAATGAAGAATATTTTCACAATGGTATTGGCTGGCGGTAAAGGCGAACGACTGTTTCCGCTGACGGACCAACGTGCAAAGCCTGCGGTTCCCTTCGGCGGAAAGTATCGCATTATCGATTTCACCCTCAGCAATTGTCTGAATTCAGGACTCCGCAAGATCGCGGTCCTCATTCAATACAAATCACACTCGCTCGATCGCCATATCCGGGTCGGCTGGAATATTCTCAACGCGGAACTTGGTGAATATATCGCCTCGATCCCTCCTCAACAACGCATCAGCGAAGATTGGTACCGTGGCACCGCCGATGCCGTGTATCAGAATATGTTCTTGATCGACGGGGAACACCCGGAATTCCTGCTGATCCTCGCCGGTGATCACGTCTACAAGATGAACTATGCAGAGATGTACCACTGGCTCATCGCCAAGAGCGCAGATGCGGTCGTCGGGGCCATCGACATTCCCGTCCAGGAAGCGACTCGCTTCGGCGTCATCGCAGTCGACAAGGACTACCGAATTACTCGCTTCGATGAAAAACCGGCGCACCCCATTCCACTCCCCAACGATCCCGCTCATGCCTTCGCGTCGATGGGCATCTACCTGTTCCGCACTAAAGCCATCCGTGAACACCTGATTGCGGACGCTCGAGAGGGCAGCGCGCACGACTTCGGGAAAAACATTATTCCCCGAATGATCGAACAAGGGCGGGTGTATGCCTTCAAATTTCACGATGCCAACAACAAAGCCGTCAAGTACTGGCGCGACATTGGAACGCTCGACGCATACTGGGAAGCGAATATGGATTTGGTCGCCGTCGATCCCCAATTCAATTTGTACGACCCAGGCTGGCCGATCCGAACCTATCAGGGGCAGTTTCCACCGGCCAAGTTCGTCTTCGCGCAGGATTTTCAGGGAGGCCGGATGGGGGTCGCGCTTGATTCGATCGTCTGCGGCGGTTGCATCGTGTCGGGTGGACGAGTCCAAAACTCAATTGTCTCCCCGAACGTCCGCGTACAAGACCACGCGGATGTCAGGGAGTCCATTCTCATGGAGAACGTGACGATCGGCGCGCAGAGCCGCATCAGACGGGCCATCATCGACAAGGATGTGACGATCCCTCCGCATACGGAAATTGGGTATGATCGAGAGGCCGACGCGCAACGATTTACCGTCACTGAATCAGGCCTCGTGGTCATCTCAAAAGGAATGAAGCTGCATGCCGCCGTCGATCCATCCGGTTGATCTCATCGCGGCGCTCCGCCAACAACATCTCACCCCAGCTATTGTATTTCTCACCTCACGGCGAGCCTGTGACGAAGCGATGGAGTCGTTCAATCACGCCGATTTCGTGCTTCCTCCAGTGCGACAAGAGGCGATCGGTACAGCGCTCGAACGGGTCATCGCACAATATCCGAGCATTACCGAACATCCCCTCATTCCCATCGTGCAGCGAATCGGCGT from Nitrospira sp. carries:
- a CDS encoding HEAT repeat domain-containing protein, with protein sequence MVNYACIAAGLLAGFVQAQTLYAVSDQPVRIWPIQIPYEAPPKNQDVPDVSIPPNKDPLSAEEVKRAEALLPLLEGKQEFWAMGEFVHLGEPAVPALVQALTMPSPRIRYNAIETLLMMKGVTGVPALISTAKESGEIPRVREHALRVAVRLDPTNASEAIDAMAKDSNPSVRKAAAFEARYVRQKAVISILIPMVSDDERFVALSALQSLWILTRHETEFHDWDASTKQDRAVWSSEWIEWWDANKDVFEIPEPRRSKRSS
- the glgC gene encoding glucose-1-phosphate adenylyltransferase, producing the protein MKNIFTMVLAGGKGERLFPLTDQRAKPAVPFGGKYRIIDFTLSNCLNSGLRKIAVLIQYKSHSLDRHIRVGWNILNAELGEYIASIPPQQRISEDWYRGTADAVYQNMFLIDGEHPEFLLILAGDHVYKMNYAEMYHWLIAKSADAVVGAIDIPVQEATRFGVIAVDKDYRITRFDEKPAHPIPLPNDPAHAFASMGIYLFRTKAIREHLIADAREGSAHDFGKNIIPRMIEQGRVYAFKFHDANNKAVKYWRDIGTLDAYWEANMDLVAVDPQFNLYDPGWPIRTYQGQFPPAKFVFAQDFQGGRMGVALDSIVCGGCIVSGGRVQNSIVSPNVRVQDHADVRESILMENVTIGAQSRIRRAIIDKDVTIPPHTEIGYDREADAQRFTVTESGLVVISKGMKLHAAVDPSG